AGATAGCCCATTCCGATACTAAGGAATACTTTTTGCTATAAAGCCAAAAAAGTATATTTATATCGGGAGAAAAAATGGAGCCAGAATTATTGAAAATTTTAAAAGAGCATATATCAGAACAGGCAAGACCACAGGGGAGACAGTATAGTTTGCCGGTAATAATGTTTTTATCGATAATAGCTATATTAATGGGAGCAAAGAATCCAATAGAGGTATATAAATGGATGAAAGCAAACGCTAAAAGGAAGGAGATAAAAAAATTACTAGGAGTAGAGTTTATACGAATACCTGGGAGATCAAGATTATATGATTTTTTTGAGATAGTAGATAAAGATGAATTAGAGACA
The genomic region above belongs to Hydrogenimonas thermophila and contains:
- a CDS encoding transposase family protein — its product is MEPELLKILKEHISEQARPQGRQYSLPVIMFLSIIAILMGAKNPIEVYKWMKANAKRKEIKKLLGVEFIRIPGRSRLYDFFEIVDKDELET